One Vigna unguiculata cultivar IT97K-499-35 chromosome 7, ASM411807v1, whole genome shotgun sequence genomic region harbors:
- the LOC114190479 gene encoding uncharacterized protein LOC114190479 codes for MSVNTGQIDLNSEAGLFDRENDIVGVKSSESNGVSTDVSCSRTLSDDPVVRDDIVDRDQTVFHIVDDRGGVDGYVTVFCSMNHECDVMINDSGKEGFGEELELMGVGVGLEEGVEVADGGCKEKGDYCGMEKNADDKISIKCSDRVLFANGGSECRGGLVIESDDGFQGELQRENAIDVTENGSLTSELSGNIMAQGVDNEAAEECEDVMDITESGLLVAQGGDDDAADECEHAMEITENGLHVSQGGDNGLAEECVTGRRVNDAGKECENAMDNVVEECDNGVAEEVKNAALVNLSAVVEDDSLRIADDSLVAKDGLKDLPTAEVAIQDSIPCTEVVNVNAKESLHVKGLLRNCLELEPSCELKQPAIHVNARVDVMQNQTTVGDFVEGHVSENKQKECLGVNLVVDLNTYRNMQDVDTYQGSMFSDLNLCLSDLVWGKVTGHPWWPGQIFDASAASEKAKRHLKKDCYLVAYFGDQTFAWNDVSMIKPFQAHFSQMEKQTNLENFNHAVNCALDEVSRRVEFGFSCPCIPDDVFFKLKTQVVSNAGINNQFSRRKGGDRIINSMSLEPTKLVNYVKLLAQSPLVGSDRLDFVVAHAQLLAFYRSKGYSQLPEFTVLGGLYDNDMETLLMSGKEQWDYQTHVGLSLEECKHISGHSKRRGKKHKLMSDLMSERRLYISNVEHTSEQKTKSVPRRRGRKRKAAYNASEDYLHNSQNRKFNQLQHASVSEITSQLFLAAKNPTGQSFSSHLVQFFAEFRNSISLEYSASLEQKMLCEEMHGDETGTTSMGALATVTSEPCIDSYWTDRIIESIPEKQSLTKYQNERAIFLPETLSEANPICLKLPPSAEITRDLSFNQQDTDRKFGSESSKPAEHLDESSTPGFSPTALTLKFSNLDSVPSTTDLNKIFGRFGPLIRSKTELLERTNRARVVFLKRSDAEAAFSSAGKYSIFGPSLVSYRLKILPRKPQKGIIGKRGRKKKVTSSVDGAAV; via the coding sequence ATGTCTGTAAATACCGGCCAAATTGATTTAAACTCTGAAGCTGGTTTGTTTGATCGGGAAAATGATATTGTGGGGGTCAAATCGTCAGAGTCCAACGGTGTTAGTACGGATGTCTCTTGTTCTAGAACCCTAAGTGATGATCCTGTTGTCCGAGATGATATTGTGGATCGCGATCAGACGGTTTTTCACATTGTAGACGATAGAGGAGGAGTCGATGGTTATGTAACGGTGTTTTGTAGTATGAACCATGAGTGTGATGTGATGATTAATGACAGTGGAAAAGAGGGTTTTGGTGAAGAGCTTGAATTGATGGGTGTAGGAGTTGGTTTGGAGGAAGGAGTGGAGGTTGCTGATGGAGGGTGTAAAGAAAAGGGGGATTATTGTGGGATGGAGAAGAATGCAGATGACAAGATTTCGATTAAATGTTCAGATAGAGTTTTGTTTGCTAATGGAGGTTCAGAATGCCGTGGAGGTTTGGTTATTGAATCTGATGATGGTTTTCAGGGTGAGTTACAGCGTGAAAATGCTATTGATGTTACTGAAAATGGTTCGCTGACGAGTGAGCTCTCAGGAAATATTATGGCTCAAGGAGTTGATAATGAAGCCGCTGAGGAGTGTGAGGATGTTATGGATATTACTGAAAGTGGTTTGCTTGTGGCTCAAGGAGGTGATGATGATGCAGCTGACGAGTGTGAGCATGCTATGGAGATTACTGAAAATGGCTTGCATGTGTCTCAAGGAGGTGACAATGGTCTGGCTGAGGAGTGTGTGACTGGAAGACGTGTTAATGATGCAGGGAAGGAGTGTGAGAATGCTATGGATAATGTGGTTGAAGAATGTGATAATGGTGTGGCCGAGGAGGTTAAGAATGCTGCATTGGTGAATTTAAGCGCCGTTGTGGAGGATGACAGTTTGAGGATTGCAGATGATAGTTTGGTTGCTAAGGACGGCCTCAAAGATTTGCCAACTGCAGAAGTTGCAATACAGGACAGCATTCCATGTACGGAAGTTGTGAATGTCAACGCCAAAGAATCTTTGCATGTGAAAGGTCTTTTAAGGAATTGCCTTGAGCTAGAACCTTCTTGTGAGTTGAAACAACCAGCCATTCATGTAAATGCACGAGTAGATGTGATGCAGAATCAAACCACAGTCGGTGATTTTGTTGAAGGACATGTGTCTGAGAATAAGCAGAAGGAGTGTCTTGGTGTTAATCTTGTTGTAGATCTTAATACTTACAGAAACATGCAGGATGTTGACACGTATCAGGGATCAATgttttcagatttgaatttGTGTCTATCAGATTTAGTGTGGGGAAAGGTGACTGGCCATCCTTGGTGGCCAGGTCAGATCTTTGATGCCTCAGCTGCATCAGAGAAGGCAAAGAGGCATCTCAAGAAAGACTGTTACCTGGTAGCATATTTTGGGGATCAAACATTTGCTTGGAATGATGTGTCAATGATTAAACCGTTTCAGGCACATTTTTCACAAATGGAGAAGCAGACCAATTTGGAAAATTTCAACCATGCTGTTAATTGTGCTTTAGATGAGGTCTCAAGACGGGTTGAGTTTGGCTTCTCCTGCCCTTGCATACCTGATGATGTGTTTTTCAAGCTTAAAACTCAAGTAGTTAGTAATGctggaatcaataatcaatttAGCAGAAGAAAAGGAGGGGACAgaattataaattcaatgtcTTTGGAACCCACAAAACTTGTCAATTATGTTAAACTATTAGCTCAGTCGCCACTTGTTGGATCTGATAGACTGGATTTTGTAGTTGCACATGCCCAATTGTTGGCCTTTTATCGCTCAAAGGGTTATTCTCAACTGCCTGAGTTCACAGTACTTGGAGGGTTATATGATAATGATATGGAAACCCTACTCATGAGTGGGAAAGAGCAATGGGATTATCAAACCCATGTTGGCCTTTCACTAGAGGAGTGCAAGCACATCTCTGGGCATAGCAAGCGCCGTGGTAAGAAACATAAACTTATGTCAGATTTGATGTCTGAAAGGAGgttatatatttcaaatgttGAACACACATCAGAACAGAAAACTAAGTCAGTTCCACGGCGTCGGGGTAGGAAAAGGAAAGCAGCTTACAATGCTTCGGAAGATTATTTGCATAATTCCCAAAATAGAAAGTTCAACCAATTACAGCATGCATCTGTAAGTGAGATTACGTCCCAACTCTTCTTGGCCGCCAAGAATCCAACTGGACAAAGTTTTTCCAGTCACTTAGTGCAGTTTTTTGCAGAATTTAGAAATTCCATTAGCCTTGAATATTCTGCTTCCCTGGAACAAAAAATGTTGTGTGAAGAAATGCATGGTGATGAGACTGGAACAACCTCCATGGGAGCATTGGCTACTGTGACATCTGAGCCTTGCATTGATTCTTATTGGACTGATAGAATAATTGAAAGCATTCCTGAAAAGCAATCATTGACAAAATACCAGAATGAGAGAGCCATTTTTCTGCCTGAGACTCTAAGTGAGGCTAACCCTATCTGTTTGAAGTTGCCACCATCTGCTGAAATTACTAGAGATTTGAGTTTTAACCAGCAAGATACTGATAGAAAATTTGGATCAGAATCTTCTAAGCCTGCAGAACATTTGGACGAGAGTTCTACCCCGGGCTTCTCCCCCACCGCTCTAACTCTGAAATTTTCAAACTTGGATTCTGTTCCTTCAACAACAGATCTCAACAAGATTTTTGGCCGCTTTGGGCCACTGATTCGATCAAAGACTGAACTGCTAGAGAGAACTAACCGTGCCAGAGTGGTCTTCCTAAAACGTTCTGATGCAGAAGCTGCTTTTAGTAGTGCTGGAAAATATAGCATATTCGGACCTTCACTTGTTAGTTACCGCCTCAAGATTTTGCCTCGGAAGCCACAAAAAGGTATAATAGGAAAGCgtggcagaaaaaaaaaagtaacaagtTCTGTGGATGGGGCAGCAGTCTGA